The Cydia pomonella isolate Wapato2018A chromosome 20, ilCydPomo1, whole genome shotgun sequence genome contains a region encoding:
- the LOC133529380 gene encoding uncharacterized protein LOC133529380, which produces MKDPFVSDSAIDSPARESLRNVDGCYNKNLFKNKSFANSRRALQSGADKISRTFRTVRNTFGNLSQHFRLGGRRRHRLAETGSPCRTPSTPVTKKKQVLGRSPAKLYSPFGIETPHSRDFRMSPYMPDTPDHGLSPKRRKGVTHSWHILAKKRPRALFH; this is translated from the exons ATGAAGGATCCCTTTGTGTCAGACTCTGCGATCGATTCTCCAGCCAGAGAAAGCCTCAGAAACGTCGATGGATGTTATAATAAGAACTTATTTAAGAATAAATCGTTCGCTAATTCCCGTCGTGCCTTACAGTCCGGCGCTGACAAGATTTCGAGGACTTTTAGAACAGTTAGAAATACTTTTGGTAATCTGTCACAG CATTTCAGGCTGGGCGGAAGGCGCCGGCATCGCCTTGCGGAGACTGGTTCTCCTTGCAGAACTCCATCCACTCCTGTTACCAAGAAAAAACAG GTACTAGGTAGGAGTCCCGCTAAGTTGTACAGTCCGTTTGGAATAGAGACACCTCACAGCCGAGACTTCAGGATGTCTCCGTACATGCCTGATACACCAGATCATGG GTTATCACCAAAACGACGCAAAGGCGTGACTCATTCATGGCACATCCTCGCCAAGAAGAGACCGCGAGCGCTATTCCACTGA